In Halobaculum limi, one DNA window encodes the following:
- a CDS encoding branched-chain amino acid ABC transporter permease, with amino-acid sequence MSVLEYMANGLVFSSIIVLASIGLSLVYSIADFANFAHGDTMTVGAYSALVTFGFVGGLGARFLGLPLGFFLALVVGIAVAALVAVITEKVIYEPLEVDSIGMLITSIGVAFVYRAIIQFQFGSDFTEFGIQVLRPIEALIPFGIRMTLHDVAIIVSAAILVAGLHTLLQYTDLGRKMRATADNPSLARVSGIRVDRITLWTWVIGAGLAGAGGVFLGLYNQISPRMGFNILLVVFAAVILGGIGSVYGAMLGGFLIGMINQMTPILTDIGIPIGIEYANAIAFVIMVAVLLVRPNGIAGGTGT; translated from the coding sequence ATGTCAGTCCTCGAATATATGGCGAACGGGCTGGTGTTCTCCAGCATAATCGTCCTCGCCAGCATCGGACTGTCGCTGGTGTACAGCATCGCCGACTTCGCCAACTTCGCACACGGCGACACGATGACCGTGGGGGCGTACTCGGCGCTGGTCACCTTTGGGTTCGTCGGCGGCCTCGGTGCGCGGTTCCTCGGGCTTCCGCTCGGGTTCTTCCTCGCACTCGTCGTCGGCATCGCCGTCGCCGCTCTCGTCGCGGTCATCACCGAGAAGGTCATCTACGAACCGTTGGAGGTCGACTCCATCGGGATGCTCATCACGAGCATCGGCGTCGCGTTCGTGTATCGCGCGATCATCCAGTTCCAGTTCGGCAGCGACTTCACCGAGTTCGGCATCCAGGTGCTCCGCCCCATCGAGGCGCTCATTCCGTTCGGTATTCGGATGACGCTCCACGACGTGGCGATCATCGTCTCGGCGGCGATTCTCGTCGCCGGCCTGCACACGCTGTTGCAGTACACCGACCTCGGCCGGAAGATGCGTGCGACCGCGGACAACCCCTCGCTGGCACGCGTCAGCGGGATCCGCGTCGACCGCATCACGCTGTGGACGTGGGTCATCGGCGCGGGCCTGGCGGGTGCCGGGGGCGTGTTCCTCGGCCTCTACAACCAGATCTCCCCACGGATGGGGTTCAACATCCTGCTGGTCGTGTTCGCCGCCGTCATCCTCGGCGGTATCGGCTCCGTCTACGGTGCGATGCTCGGCGGGTTCCTCATCGGGATGATCAACCAGATGACGCCCATCCTCACTGACATCGGCATTCCCATCGGCATCGAGTACGCCAACGCCATCGCGTTCGTGATTATGGTGGCTGTGCTGCTCGTCCGGCCGAACGGCATCGCCGGGGGGACCGGAACGTGA
- a CDS encoding branched-chain amino acid ABC transporter permease codes for MSAIGGVRESFTDLTRTEQGVVAFIGGLLGLLFIGLVTGGLGPTYFLYLLGLVGMYVLLSFGLNAQWGYTGLINFSVAAFFGLGAYGSALLTADNSPIAGGLNPLLGLVVGLALAAVVAVIIGIPTLRLRADYLAIASLGLAEVVRLVVLNEREYTNGSAGLRGIPGFFEGWPVLSTFPQAMPGLRIEIIPGSPIVLNQPFYQALLNVGLVFVFVGVTFLILQRAHRSPWGRVLRTIRGDEDLAEALGKNTYGFKMQSFVLGSVIMALAGVFYTHLNLFVSPGDFEPINTFYVWIAVILGGSGSNRGAMFGGFVVIAIREGTRFLNSVEFITLDIGPLRLLAVGALIILIMRFRPEGVLPPQRELIWPSAVDEADVPDHGDRQRPHAADGGDGS; via the coding sequence GTGAGCGCCATCGGCGGCGTGCGCGAGTCGTTCACCGACTTGACACGTACCGAACAGGGCGTCGTCGCGTTCATCGGCGGCTTGCTCGGCCTGCTGTTCATCGGTCTCGTCACCGGCGGCCTCGGGCCGACGTACTTCCTGTACCTGCTCGGACTGGTCGGGATGTACGTCCTGCTGTCGTTCGGGCTGAACGCCCAGTGGGGGTACACCGGGCTGATCAACTTCTCCGTGGCGGCGTTCTTCGGCTTGGGCGCGTACGGCTCGGCGCTGTTGACGGCCGACAACTCCCCCATCGCGGGCGGACTCAATCCGCTACTGGGACTGGTCGTGGGCCTCGCGCTCGCGGCCGTCGTCGCGGTGATCATCGGCATTCCGACGCTGCGACTGCGTGCGGACTACCTCGCCATCGCCTCGCTCGGCCTCGCGGAGGTCGTCAGGCTGGTGGTGCTGAACGAACGTGAGTACACGAACGGCAGCGCCGGTCTGCGCGGGATTCCCGGCTTCTTCGAGGGCTGGCCCGTGCTGTCGACGTTCCCGCAGGCGATGCCCGGTCTCCGGATCGAGATCATTCCGGGGAGTCCCATCGTGTTGAACCAACCGTTCTATCAGGCGTTGTTGAACGTCGGCCTCGTGTTCGTGTTCGTCGGCGTGACGTTCCTGATCCTCCAGCGAGCACACCGCTCGCCGTGGGGGCGCGTCCTGCGGACCATCCGCGGCGACGAGGACCTCGCGGAGGCACTGGGCAAGAACACGTACGGGTTCAAGATGCAGTCGTTCGTTCTCGGCAGCGTCATTATGGCGCTGGCGGGAGTGTTCTACACGCACCTGAACCTGTTCGTCAGCCCCGGCGACTTCGAGCCGATCAACACGTTCTACGTGTGGATCGCGGTCATCCTCGGCGGGAGTGGCTCCAACCGGGGGGCGATGTTCGGCGGCTTCGTCGTCATCGCCATCCGCGAAGGGACGCGCTTCCTCAACAGCGTCGAGTTCATCACGCTCGACATCGGGCCACTCCGCCTGCTTGCGGTCGGCGCGTTGATCATCCTCATTATGCGCTTCCGGCCGGAGGGCGTCCTCCCGCCGCAGCGTGAACTCATCTGGCCCTCGGCCGTCGACGAGGCAGACGTCCCCGACCACGGGGACCGCCAGCGACCGCACGCGGCCGACGGAGGTGATGGCTCGTGA